Below is a window of Nyctibius grandis isolate bNycGra1 chromosome 12, bNycGra1.pri, whole genome shotgun sequence DNA.
TTGGTAAAAGCGTATAAAGTGCTTTGTTTCAAATAATAACTTCTGTAAGCCACTAGTATCGTGGACATTCATGCTGTATAAAAACTTAGAGAAATCTTCCCATGGGAGCACACCAGCAACCTGACCAGCCCCAAACCCTCCCAACACTTGGCCCATTGGTTTCTGGTCTTTGCAGGTGACCTCTTGTCTGCCTGATGTACTGTTCAGCAGATGCTTTATTCAGGGCCACTGTAATCATTGTCCCTGCTTAATTTTTTGGCCCACACCAAAGAAATACCCCTGGTCCTCAGAGCACTGTCCAGTCATCCCTCACAAGATGTCTTGCTCATTGAGAGTAAGTAACTTTTGGAGCACTTTGTCTTCTCCCTGGGACCCACCATGCCTCTGGCTTTGGTGGCGGGATATAAACCAGCCCTGCTTGAATGGGATTCACAGTGACCATGGGGATTTCCAAATGTTTGTGGAGAGCAGGCAAAATTGGTCAAAAGAgcttgtcttttcttaaatgaattATCTCTGTTTCAAAAGCCAatctctgtctctgctgtggGTAGGACAAGTGGTAACGGGCTTATACTGCAGCTCAAGTTAGGTATGAGGGAAACCCTCCAAGCATCATGGATGGTTGGGAGTGGGAGAGATTATTTCGGAGGCTGAAGGCTGCTCCTCTCTGGGGCCATTGGAGCTGCTCAGCCaacacccagcagcagcactccagGCCTGCTCGCTTCTCCTCCTCTGGGGTAAAATGGCTTCTCAAGGATTTTTCCAGCTCTCCCCTGTATGATTCAGTATTTCTAAGAGCAGTTTGTAGGGCGACAGGGCAGGGACGGTAAAACTTACACAAACGAGCAGGGCGGGGATGGGCGTGCAGTGCTTGACGTGGATCATGGCGAGCAAACTCGGCAAATGGCCTTCGCGGGCGCCGGAGAAACATAGCCTGGAAATAAGAACAGTAATGCTGAATCCACTGGGTGTACAGCAGCCTCTTCAATATCTAGCCATGTAACACCTCTAATCTCAACCACCTGCATCGGTCTTGGCATGGAAGGGAGCTGCGGCCAGTGTGTGCTGGGCTGCGACTGGGAAGCCCACTAGAGACTGCCTGCGTAACCTGGCGTAAGTTATTTGAACTAGATCCTTCATGACACGAGGCCTGTAACAGCTAATGTCATCTGTGAAACGGATTGCTCTGAGATAGCAAATTATctctgaggaggaggactgAAATCTGTTCAGTTCCTGCCTGCTGACCATCATCGCCTCCTTACCCAGGGTGGGATGAATACTGTGAAGATTGTGAGGTGATCAGCCATACATAGCCAAGGCATAAAAAACCCCTCATAGATAATATTTCCAGTGTCAAAAGGGGTTTGGATAAGGTTTAACATGccttcagatttcatttttaagtgtttaacCTGTTACATATGCACTCAGATTTGTTGCATCTCATGATATTCATGAAAGTGCTGAGACAAATAACTTTCCCAAGGTACTTAAGACTTGGATTGTTTCctcaaaaaaacatttataacttttaaattaagttCAGATAGGTCAACTAACATAAATAGTCCTTACAGATTCTGGTCCCATTACCAGAAGTATGCATGCAAAGTATCTTGTCTGAAAGGAGTTTTTTCCAGCACAGGAATGAGAATGTCTCTAACTGGGAACAGCACCAGGCCCTAAAACTCCTCTTTGAGCAAAGCACAGTTCAGCTTGTAGCTACTGGAGCTGTATTGATGTAAAGTGACTTTGGTTCCACGCTAAAGCTGCATTCACATCTTACTGTGAATGATTCCACATCTACAGACACTTTCAGTAGCTTGTAAGGATTATTTTGCAAGAGATTCCGCGATTCAATATTATATTTGCTGATTCAAAACAGAGCAATTCATAACTGAATGTATCCAACATGCCCAACAACGACCTCATGCTCTACAACATCCAAAATGTCTAGCTAGCATTTCTTtagcaaattaaattaaaacagccCCTCCCCATATTAGATAACGTTCATAAAATTGTACTCCATCTAACCTTGATGAGGTAAAAAGGTATCCATTTATTCCTCCAAATGTAGATAGGGCCACTGAGACTGGCATAACCCAGGAAAAATAGCCCAGTAACTTTTCACCAAAAGTCTAAAGCAACAGAAGGCAGAGAAACTGAAATATACTGCAAAGCACAGAACCGAAATCAAAGTGTATTTTAGACATCCAGGGAATGGTTTACTTACTACCGCCACAGCGTTGGAGGACAAGAGCTCTTGGGGTGACATGGCAGTGAAATATGCAATGTTGGTGAACGTATACACAAATGTCACCAATGGGATGGATATGAATATGGCACGAGGTAGGTTCCTAATAAAAGAATTAGGAGGGTAGATAAGAAATTACAGTCATGCACAGCGAGACCACAACAACCGTGTACGGCCCGGGGGACATCACCCAGCTGTGGGTTCATCAGCAGTTTCTTTGGAGAGGAGCCGCGCTTCCACTGGCTCTTTGAGCCGCTGCAGGTTGGAGAAGGCTGGAAGTGCTATGAAACGCCACGTCTGCAGAGGGGAGCTCCGTGGGGCAAAACCACCACATGCTCCCTTTGGGCCGTTGGTTGGGATTGAGGCAGCATGttgctgaaaaatgaaataaccaTTTCTCAATAGCCCTGGGTACAGGCACCCGTGGTGGAATAAAAtgccttgttttgctttgccttcACCTGCTCTGGAAAGGAACGGGATCCAGAGACCTCTTTAGAGGTGGATACTTGAACCGTTCTATATCTAACACAATAACGCATTTTTCTCAGAGTcagatttggaaaaaagttttttaaaaaagtatttaaccTTTGTGATTTTGAACAGATTTAGTAAAAATGGGAAGTCTTTTTGGTTATCCGATTACTTCTTTATATTTTAGTTTTCCCTTAGAGgctgcaaaaataataaataaaagtccatcctttttatttctcaacTGAGGCCATATTTGCCTTATTTAAGTCATAACTTTTCATTATTCAGCTTTGAAATTGTGGTGGTCCATCAAAATGTTGGTGTTTTATTGAGGGAACACATTACCACACTTTCTTTATTCCTGCCAAGATCTCTGGACATTCACTTTACCACCACTGGTGTGAAGGCGTGTGCAAAGCCACTGGTAAGGCTGCAGCTTTAATTAATTTCCATCCAGGCTGTGTAACAGCTTAAACTTCTCCTTGTTTAATTGCTGTGTGCGTTGAATGCCCAGAAATAACTAACGCTCCAAGAGCTGCTCTTGGCGTTCGTCATTCTGCTTCATCagctcagaaatgctgaaaagttTGAGCTTTGCTTTACTAAACTAAAATTACTTTCCCTCCAGCTTTGCCAGCCTGCTTGTGATAAATCATTTCCAAGCCCCTTCCCGTACCCAGGACCAGCAGTGACCCGATGTTGGTCGCCCCGGCGGGCAAGTGCCTGCGGCCGCGCTGGGGTAGGGAGTGCTGCCCTCACCGCACAATGGCTCTCTGACCTTCTCTTTCAGGTGTCTGTGGAAGATCCCCTTTGGGTGAAAAAACCAAGTGTCTTCCCATGTGATTCCACATTTTTCCAGTAGCAGTGAATCTCCCTATTAATTCCTATTAATCTCCCTATTGATGAGTGCGGCATCTCATCAATGGTTAATTTCTGCAGTAGAAGCACTGTATGATTTGATAGTGCTGTAAAGATAAACTTTATCGATAGGCTAGTTTGATCCAGTTAATGCCTTGTGCAATATATTcttaatttcagtgtttctttaacTTGCCTGCTATCTGTTCTAAacaaaaaatctctctctcctttAGAAAGACCGGTCCCATAGACCTGCACTAACACTGCCGCAGcttattaaattaataatattaCCAGATGGCTCCAATGTCTCAGAACTTCACGAAAATGTGGATGGCATGGAAATGGGTACTTGCCTGCGGGGATCAACCAGTTCTTCTGTTACATAGTTCAAGAAGTTCCAGCCACTGAACGCAAACGACCCTTGAAGAAAAGCTAACGCTAAATGCCCCACCGATGGAGTCATCCAAAAATTGAATGCGTTGCTTGGTGTCAGCTCTTCATAGCTTCCTGCACAGAGAGCGCAAGCAAGAGGTTAAGCCACCCCTAGAGAGGTGCTACCTACCAGAGACACCGGGAAATAGGTAAACTTTggggttttattcttttatttttttattggatTTGGGAATTCACGCTCTTCATGTTCTAGAGGTCACCATGGGCTGACGTTGTACTTGCAGTGCTTTCTGCAGGACGGTGTCCTGGGGAGGCAGCTTGGGCTGTACGCACGGGCATCCCTTGCTCCCTCTGTGCCGTGGCGCCCGTGTCACCACCGTGACTCATGGGACCGACCTGCACTGTCTGAGGATGGCTCCTTGACGGGGCTAATTCCTACCTGTTCTTAACGTGGTTTTCTTTTACAAGAGTTTGGTGGTGTTTagtagaaatactgaaaaataaaatgtctatgGGGCTGGAAGGTTTGTCAAGATTGTGGGACTATTTCCACCAAGAAAGCAAGTTTTCTGCTCTCTGTAAATGTCATATTTCATCTTCCTTTATATGACTCATCATATACATGATAAAAACATTGTGAGCCTTTTGTGCTCCCTGCTTTCCATTAAGTTGGTGAATCAGCAAGACTCTTTTTGAcctatttttaatcttttaagtgactttttGTAGGAAATTGGACTAGTGCCCAAAATGAAGCGGCTGTCCTCCTGCGCAGAGCCCAGCATCACTTATTCATTTTACACCCAGAGCACTTCAAATTTAAGGAACATgcaacagattaaaaaatttCAGTAACTATTCTGCAATGTCTTCAGCTGCCCTCCTTTATCCTATCAAAACCGACAAGGCGGGACGGAAGGGGACTTGTTTAAGGGGATACAGCTGATTTCTCTGTTGTGCCATCCTTTCCACGGCAGTGTGAGTATACAGCCCTGCGGCTCAGCTAAACCCAGCGCTCCTTCGGGTCAGTTTGTAAGGAGGAAACAGTGCAATAAGTGGGAAAAATCAAGTCTATCAACAGTACCATACCCGTGTTAGAGCTGTCTCACAGAGTACCTTTAAAGATCTGTATGAAGCCCACAATAATGATAAGGGCCAAGGCTAGAAGTTTTCCTGCCGTAAATATATCCTGAATGCGCGTTGCCCATCGAACGCTGGAGCTGTTCACCCAGGTCAGGAGGACTGGAGAGCAAAAGGCTGAattcagtgaaatgaaattaCGTTTATTTAAGAACACACAGTCAAAGCATTGAAAAACACAGACTGATGCGCATGTTCCCGCGGGGAGCTCTAGCGTGGCCGGGAGCGAGGGTGAGGAGGAGCGTTGCCTTTCCCCAGGAGACTCCCCGCTGCAGGGGCATCCCTGGCAGCCAGCAGCTTTCCCCCCTCGGGCACTGCTGGTGGGGGCTCCCCCCAGCTCTAGTAACTGTGCCTGAGCAGTGCTCAGCGTGCTGGGATCGGCCGCCTCCTCACGGAAACGGTGAACGTCTCCGGTGCCCACAGATCTGGTTTGCTTTTGCCGGCTCCGTAAGTGATTAACTCAGAGCCGGTGGGGTGCTGCGCTTCCTACATGCTTGCATTTGTGAACGTAAAAGAAGACTGGAAAGGGCCCAAATGGTGGTGGGTAATCCGTGCTGGTGGGTCCCCCGTGCCAGGTGGCCCTgcagggagcacagcactgccccATCCCACAAGCTCACCTGCCGCCACTTCACCGGGGACCTGCAGGGATTTGGGCGCCATCATGCCCGCTCCAGCCCACTGTGCTTGCTGTGGGCAAGTGGGAAGGGACTGAATATCCCACACCAGTCCTGGTGCCTGTCCTGGGACCTCCCCGCTTGGCTTTCGGGTTGTGGCCGTGaccccagcctggctggagcGGCCCCTCGAGCCGTCCCACGCAAAACAGAGGCAAGCTTTGTGTGCGCACGACAAGCAAATACTCACGTAAACACACCATGGAGAGGATCCTGGAGGCATTATAGGGGGGAATACAGTTAGGGAAGACGGGCTGGAGGACATAGTTTGAGAAGGTCAGTGAGATGACAGCCAGACTGGTTGGGTACATGATAAGGACCGCgctccagagcagcagaaacctgaaaagacaagaaaaaagcacaagaagCAGTGCTGGGGGTGTGCTAGACAAGGTAACGCACgctcagctgtgctgtgcttcGGGACGGCTCCCGAGGCATTGGGACCAAGCACCTTCCTCCCGGTCACACCTAACAGTCACCTACTTATGCCTCTCCTCATCCCTTTTCCCACGTTCCCAGCGCAATGTGCGTTTtaaatcaaacattttaaagcaaatcagaGTTTAGGGACGTATGGAAGAGTGAGGATTATGCCTAGTGGGCATGCTTTGATTTAGCTCTGTACATCAAAGTGAAATCATCTCTGTCGCTCCTGGGCTGACATGTTACTGCAGCAGATGCCAGCCTTGGCATTGAAGGCATCTCTGAAAGGTTTTGGCAGGGCCCTCAGCTGTGGGCCAGCTGCAGTCTCGGGGCTGCCACCCCACAGTCATTGGGGGATTTCTTGTCATCATCCAGGTTGGCTCTGTGACCTGGGCCAGTGCAGCTTAGTGCTGCAGTATCTGCGATCGCCCACCTGGGGCCCACCTGGGCTGTTATCtgcttccagctgcagctgatTGCACCGAATGAGGTACCTCTGCAAATATAACATGTGAGATATTTTGGTTTCTCActctgtgaaaaggaaaaaaaaatacttctcttaTAAAAGCAGCAGTGGATCTAgttagtgttttaaaatatttgaagtgttATTATTTCTGTAGTGAGAAGCAGTCACTGCAAGAAAGTGAAATCCTTCTTGCCACgtacacacacagatacacacacatTAATTCATCCACATACGTGCACAAGTGTAATGTGCAGGGATGTCCAGCACAAATGAGGATCAGAAATTGTATTTCCAAAGAAGATAGTATAATTTCTAGATTACATGGGTTGCTCTTTTAAaggctgctccctcccagcatgctgcctgctgccagccccttaaatctggcagagctggggagatCCCACCTGTGGTGTTAACCTGGTGGGAGGGAAGGCTGCTTGCTGTGTGCTCCTCAGGCCAAGACGGTGAGTGTTTCTCAGTCCCATCCTTTACTTTGCCTGGTTGTTTTTGAGAAATATGGGGCAATCTGatacttcctttttcttattaaCTACTAGAGAATTAGTTTGGTAAACTGGTATGATGCAAGAGCTGCTTACCTTCCCAAATGGCactcttgtttttaaaacccagggctttctttttttgttgtgtgactccttttttttttttttttttttcccctattttttaacattttcattgtgGTTCAGAGCAGTTTTCTTCAGTAACTGCTCTATGCTACTTGGTGCTGAGGGTGGTGTACCCACTTTGGGGTAGATCTGCAGGCAGGAGCCTGAGTGTTGGGCAAGTTAAGCCCCCAACACACGGACCTGCTGGGTTAAATCACTGAAGACTAAATATGACTTGAAGACTGCAATAATAATTTGCTGATAGGGTTGGGATGCTGGTGGTGCTGAGCGAGGTCGAGTTCAGTCCTCGTTGCTCCTgcaccagccccagctgtgTGTGTCTGGCAGGGATCAGGCCATGGGCTCTGGTGGGCAGAGGCCACCAGCAATTCCCCATTGCATTTATCTTAACCCGTGCGCTTTACATAGACAGAGAATTGTGTTCAGCTAAAAATGCTCAGTGGGGAGAATGActctgaaaacagtatttcaggCAAAACCAGCCCTTGCTTCTATGTTGTAATATAGAGCACATTACAGTTGGTGTTGGTTTAATGGGAATGTGAATAATTCAACAGATTTCTGACAGTCAATTTGTTTCATGCTGAATTGAAATACACACAGGACTGATAACACCAATTAAAGTAAATGCAGAACTTTAGCAGAGGGTGACAAAGTTGCACTGTCAAGCAGGAAGCTCCAGTGAAAGATGGCTTTAAAGTAAGAAGGAAGCTTGCCTAAGGCGTAGGCCCccttttatcttgtttttccaGGTAAGTTGTAACCAAAGCCTGGTTCTGAGAAAAAGATACCCATGCTGGTCACCCAGATCATGTCCACGTCCCTGAACACCCAGCTGTCAGGGCTGGGTCTGCACGGCTGAGCACTTGCCTGGCTCTTGTGGTGCTGTCAGCGGCTGCTGGGCAGGGTCAGGAGCCGGAGGTCCGGCCAGTTGTGGGTGGCTGTTCTGGTGTTAAATCACTCGTGGGGAGGTGGCGTTTGCTGTGGCTGGCAGGTGGGAATTAATCCTGATATGATTACCTGATACTCCCAGTCTTCTAGGAAGTCTTTGCGTTTAAAGCACAAACTCTTATCATCTGTTGTGTAGGAAGAGTTAAGAGTGCGATTTCCTTAGCAAAGAACAACTGTTCCAGATCAGCTATAATTAAAGTGACACAGGGCTGAAATTTCCTGCAGACGTAACTGAGTTTCAGATGTCCTCGCTATTACAGTGCACACAATCTGACAAACCAAGGTGCAAGCCGAAGGGCTGGAGGTTTGCTTTCTGCCCTGGGCGGCCAGGCAGAGGGAGTATAACCAGCCCCAGGAGCCCAAAGTCCAGCCTGAAGCAGGGAAGTGTCATCATGGCACAGGTGAGGTTACTTTGCCTGGCTCTTCAAATGGGAATTGGGGGAATTACTGTTAcaagggctgagctggggcacTGAGTATGTCAGGAGCTGAGCCCTATCTGATAAGCCTTCACAGTTACTCAGTAATTTATAGCAGTACAGGAACCAGAGAAGTTAAATCTTCTCTCATTTCTGACTACGAAATTATCAGAGCTTTAGAAAAAGGCTGAATgtagagaaaaaggaagatgtaTCTGATCtcatgatttgtttttttctttattttcttccttttctgaatgTTGGAGTTTGTGTGGGAAATCCAAGCTCCTGCATGCGCTAATGGCAAAAGGGACAGTAAAACAACCTTACTGTCTGAGGTTATTCTTCTGAGCAATCCGTGGTCAGGCATAACGAGTGTCAATGGCTGCTACCTGGAAGACTTCTgctgtggtttttgttgttgagtctgatccaaagcccattgCAGTCAATGGCTATCCTCCCATCAATGTGCATGTGCATTAGGTAATGTCTctaattagattatttttttccccattttagaAACACACTGGAATAAGTGACAATCTGTGGTGGGACATGCTGCTTTTGTGAAGGTGTGGCATTCGTGTGGAAGTGCCAGTCATCCCTGgatcaaaactgatttttttgcaGATATCTCTGCATACTAATTTCCTCACCCgtgaaaagaaatgaacagcATGGTTTGATCTGGCCTCTAGTAGTCTAGTGGAGTTGATGAAATTGCTTCTAAGACATGTATTTGGGATGTGCCTGTACTCCCAAGAGGATCTCATGTTAGATATAAAATATCATAGTCAGAGCAGCCtgtgaaaatatgaaattaGAGTGTACCCTACTTGTGCGtcattaacaaaagaaaacgTTTTGAAATAGGTGCTATAGTACAGATCACCTTATAATGGCAGAAGCTGAACTGGTTTAAGAAAGTTTGAGCTAGTTTGAATATCATTAATATTATCCTAGATTGCTGAAAGAATTATTGCCTCTGGAAACTTCAGATATTTGCAACGACGGCGACAAAAAGGAAACATAGAAGTATATTTGAAGCATGTTTTACTTGTAGCTTGGAGTGACACTTATCAAAGCTTTGGTTTAGAGCTCTTTCCTGATTCCAGTACTATTGATTTTTAGTAAGGACATATGCCCAGTTGTCAGCCACTGCTGTTGAAGCAGCTACGTTAGTTGCaatgttattgctgagcatttAGAAGTTGTATTTATCAGAAATGCACTAGTGGGTTTTTTATGAAGCTGAATTTATTCATTGTCTTCTGCAAGAATACATATTAAGTGTATTATTTACTACTTTGGGTAATATTCTTTTTATGACCTGTAAAGACATGCAAGCCCATCTGCCCGTAAGATGAGCTGTGCTCAGACggctccagcagcacaggctgggtcCCATTCGGGCAGTTAATGTGCTCACACACAAATGCTATTTAAAACCAAGACAAATTCTAAAGGAAGATGAAAGCGGGAAGTCTGCTCTCTGGTACCAGAGCAGAGCCCAGGGTGACAGGAGCCCTCCCtcacctcttccctctcccctggctggtgctgctggggagggtcCCCTCTGCAGGGTACTGCCACCCCCACTGCTTCCAGCAGCACTTCATCCACTGTCCTTCAGCTGTACTCGGACTcggagcagggctgctgctttgcagccagAGCTTCTGCCAGCTCAGGAGATGGCCCTGTCCTGCCTCCTTCTCTTTTATTCCATTCGCCTCCTTCATCACACCTATCagcattacaatttttttttttttcttttacgcAACCAACTACCAGTGCTGCCAGGCACAGAAGCTGGGGTATGTAGTACTCCGATGGCTGTTAGGATCAACAGCCTATGTACTTTGTTCCTTAGCCCTATGCAGGAAAACATAATAAACGGGGAGGATTTTGAGGGGCAGGGGCAATACAACAGAAGTGAAGAGGAAATGTTGTGGCCCGGGTGGGTATGGCACATGCTCCTATAATAAACATCTTCGTGTGAATAGACCAAACCATCCAGATTTGCCATTGGTAAAATCCTTTGGCAGATGCACTGAAGCTTTGTGTGCTGAATTTGATATTCTTTGCTGTAGAAGGATTaaatcagaagagaaaactgaacttCTGGAgaagcagtgtttttttttccttggcagaGGCGTGGTGCAGACTCCCAAAGGGCGCCTTCAGCTCGGAGCCCCA
It encodes the following:
- the SLC7A10 gene encoding asc-type amino acid transporter 1, whose amino-acid sequence is MAGGQQRGAPGGRERVALKKEIGLVSACAIIIGNIIGSGIFISPKGVLEHSGSVGLALIIWVLGGGVAALGSLCYAELGVTIPKSGGDYSYVTEIFGGLAGFLLLWSAVLIMYPTSLAVISLTFSNYVLQPVFPNCIPPYNASRILSMVCLLLLTWVNSSSVRWATRIQDIFTAGKLLALALIIIVGFIQIFKGSYEELTPSNAFNFWMTPSVGHLALAFLQGSFAFSGWNFLNYVTEELVDPRRNLPRAIFISIPLVTFVYTFTNIAYFTAMSPQELLSSNAVAVTFGEKLLGYFSWVMPVSVALSTFGGINGYLFTSSRLCFSGAREGHLPSLLAMIHVKHCTPIPALLVCCLATLVIMLVGDTYTLINYVSFINYLCYGVTIIGLIVLRWKKPKIFRPIKVNLLVPITYLAFWAFLLIFSLYSEPVVCGVGLIIILTGVPVFFLGVYWRNKPKCVNRLIESMTCWGQKLCFVVYPQGEVAEEEEAPSARSRPPASKMALRK